Proteins encoded together in one Deinococcus hopiensis KR-140 window:
- a CDS encoding helix-turn-helix transcriptional regulator, producing MTLASPLPATAVTSPAPERTKHRLLELLKRHGPQTVQDLAAHLGVSVPGARRHLTDLQDQGLIEARTERPGGRGRPQHVFLLTERGEAVFPRTYSALCMDVLRHVQALYGEEAVLKVLDARSEELAARLLEEMPHELPLAERVQGLTVWLTTAGFDAVAEENVDGSWTILERNCPNLTVARQYPQMCVSELGMLAQVLGVPVTRSSRIACGQGSCRYRIGP from the coding sequence GTGACGCTCGCCTCTCCCCTGCCCGCCACAGCGGTCACGTCCCCCGCACCCGAGCGGACCAAACACCGGCTGCTGGAGCTGCTCAAGCGGCACGGCCCGCAGACGGTGCAGGACCTGGCGGCCCACCTGGGCGTCTCTGTGCCGGGCGCGCGGCGGCACCTGACGGACCTTCAAGACCAGGGCTTGATCGAGGCGCGGACCGAGCGGCCCGGTGGCCGGGGGCGGCCGCAGCACGTGTTTCTGCTTACCGAACGGGGCGAGGCGGTGTTTCCCCGGACCTACTCGGCGCTGTGCATGGACGTGCTGCGCCACGTCCAGGCCCTGTACGGCGAGGAAGCGGTGCTCAAAGTGCTTGACGCCCGCAGCGAAGAGCTCGCCGCCCGTCTCCTGGAGGAGATGCCCCACGAACTGCCCCTCGCCGAGCGGGTACAGGGGCTGACCGTCTGGCTGACCACGGCAGGTTTCGACGCCGTGGCCGAGGAGAACGTGGACGGGTCCTGGACCATCTTGGAACGCAACTGCCCCAACCTCACGGTGGCCCGGCAGTACCCGCAGATGTGCGTCAGCGAGCTGGGCATGCTCGCGCAGGTGCTGGGCGTGCCAGTGACCCGCAGTTCGCGCATCGCGTGCGGGCAGGGCAGCTGCCGCTACCGGATCGGGCCCTGA